A region from the Plasmodium malariae genome assembly, contig: PmUG01_00_39, whole genome shotgun sequence genome encodes:
- the PmUG01_00068300 gene encoding fam-l protein, which yields MEQNLKSIIFFKICAFVLLTWICHHNSDMITSNKPLKEKCKFHKKINTRNYRLLAKHKHDNDSLITGLKENVPNNKVPKRKDISHNENIRTGKKELLNTCSSSSTVADKKAIKNKSRIFETKKYSHLEKKIFKELDYENFLKNNRSISDKTYKNIIIKKYGLRLALPVLLFLILFIVFIINFSLGFSTTKVSWDSGLFGLSDYIKNFEVGNSWLSEVLKWLKNNTSGLWLHYGTTKDTSSTLCNLCKEATGEGVKLSEKCILGQLFGYIFYFVPFIILGVTFISWIIYYHKKVKKYQKIKLRKR from the exons atGGAACAAAACCTTAAGtcaatcatattttttaaaatttgtgcCTTTGTTCTTTTAACTTGGATATGTCATCATAACAGTGATATG ATAACTTCTAACAAACCTCTGAAGGAAAAATGcaaatttcataaaaaaataaatacaagaAATTATCGATTATTAGCAAAACATAAACATGATAATGATTCATTAATTACAGggttaaaagaaaatgtaccaaataataaagttcctaaaagaaaagatatatCACATAACGAAAATATAAGGAcaggaaaaaaggaattattaaatacatgTTCTTCAAGTAGTACAGTTGCCGATAAAAAagctattaaaaataaatctcgtatatttgaaacaaaaaaatattcccatttggaaaaaaaaatatttaaagaactaGATTACGagaattttcttaaaaacaacAGATCAATTAGTGATAAGacttacaaaaatataatcataaaaaaatatggttTGCGATTAGCTCTTCCTGTATTATtgttcttaattttatttatagtattcataataaatttttcactGGGTTTTTCTACTACTAAAGTTTCATGGGATAGTGGTTTATTTGGGTTATCggattatataaaaaacttCGAAGTTGGTAATAGTTGGCTATCAGAAGTTTTAAAATGgttgaaaaataatacatcAGGGTTATGGCTGCACTATGGTACAACAAAGGATACATCTTCTACTCTATGTAATTTGTGCAAAGAAGCAACAGGAGAAGGTGTTAAGCTCAgtgaaaaatgtatattaggACAGTTATTTggatatatattctatttcGTACCGTTCATTATATTAGGTGTCACATTTATATCATGGATTatttattaccataaaaaagttaaaaaatatcaaaaaattaaattaaggaaaagataa